The following coding sequences are from one Pasteurellaceae bacterium RH1A window:
- a CDS encoding phage tail protein — MTAAFHHGSETLRINGGSVPITQTDGAIIGLIGTAPTGPVNTLTLCQTSKHFAQFGQVLDKGYTICDALNIINRYQAGTVYVVNVLDPARHRTTITGETLVQDKDNLTAQTAHAGLISLSLQSGSSDLSEGRDYSVDLLTGQIRFTELKADLSATYTYADPAKVTDEDIRGALNTNTGQRTGFELMRMGFNEFGADAKILICPEFDKSAGMMASLATLADQLNAIAYVNAPKATTLAQALAGRSSTGTINFYTSSDRLQLFFPHVVGERGGLESLATHAAGLRMKTDVEQGYWFSISNRELKGVQGVEVKLTARVNDVQSETNQLNSRGITTVFNSYGTGYRLWGNRLACYPTVTHISNFEVVQRTADLIDESIAQAELQYIDRPIDDALLDSLLGTVETYMGTLKSIVGYTVSLDPDADLVDAFSQGKVPIQYEFTPKIPAERITNTSVVTRKYLVNLTNRGGN; from the coding sequence ATGACAGCAGCCTTTCACCACGGCTCTGAAACCCTGCGTATCAACGGGGGCAGTGTACCCATTACCCAAACCGATGGCGCCATTATTGGCTTAATTGGTACAGCCCCGACTGGGCCAGTCAATACCCTAACCCTCTGCCAAACCAGCAAGCACTTTGCCCAGTTTGGTCAGGTCTTGGATAAGGGTTACACTATTTGCGATGCACTTAACATCATCAACCGTTACCAGGCCGGCACGGTCTATGTGGTCAATGTGTTAGATCCCGCCCGCCACCGTACCACCATTACCGGCGAAACCCTGGTGCAGGATAAGGATAACCTCACCGCCCAAACCGCCCACGCAGGCCTGATTTCCCTTAGCCTACAATCAGGCTCCAGCGACTTAAGCGAGGGGCGGGATTACAGTGTTGATCTGCTCACGGGTCAAATTCGTTTTACCGAGCTTAAGGCCGATTTAAGTGCCACCTACACCTATGCCGACCCAGCTAAGGTAACGGATGAGGATATTCGGGGCGCACTTAATACCAACACAGGCCAGCGGACAGGCTTTGAGCTCATGCGTATGGGCTTTAATGAGTTTGGGGCAGACGCCAAAATCCTGATCTGCCCTGAATTTGACAAAAGTGCTGGCATGATGGCCTCTTTGGCCACCCTTGCCGACCAGCTTAACGCCATTGCCTATGTGAATGCCCCTAAAGCTACCACCCTGGCCCAAGCCTTGGCAGGGCGTAGCTCTACAGGGACGATTAACTTCTACACCAGCTCCGACCGCCTTCAGCTCTTCTTCCCACATGTGGTGGGTGAACGTGGTGGGCTGGAAAGCCTGGCTACCCATGCTGCTGGCCTGCGGATGAAAACCGATGTGGAGCAGGGCTACTGGTTCTCGATTTCCAACCGTGAACTCAAGGGTGTGCAGGGTGTGGAAGTCAAATTGACGGCCCGAGTCAATGATGTCCAAAGCGAAACCAACCAGCTCAATAGCCGAGGCATTACCACGGTTTTCAACAGCTACGGTACGGGCTATCGCTTATGGGGTAACCGCCTAGCCTGCTATCCAACCGTGACCCATATCAGTAACTTTGAGGTGGTGCAACGCACGGCGGACTTAATTGATGAGTCTATCGCCCAGGCTGAATTGCAGTATATCGACCGCCCGATTGATGATGCTCTCTTGGACAGCCTCTTAGGCACGGTTGAAACCTATATGGGTACGCTTAAGTCCATTGTGGGCTATACCGTCAGCCTTGACCCTGATGCGGATTTGGTTGATGCCTTTAGCCAGGGCAAGGTGCCAATTCAGTATGAGTTCACGCCGAAAATCCCAGCGGAACGTATCACCAATACATCAGTGGTGACCCGTAAATACCTGGTCAATCTAACCAACCGAGGAGGTAACTAA
- a CDS encoding phage major tail tube protein, with product MSGMVINQIDNANVYINGNSFLGKAKSVKLPEFDVEMVEHKNLGLVGTIKLPTGVNALEGEIVWDGFYPEVAALANNPYKAAQLMVRADVSVYNAAGRAAEVPLVMLLNCNFNKVPLGEYKPKEAAEFSMTYQATMIKQSIDGKEVLYFDAFTNKWRVAGQDVLETYRKNVGQ from the coding sequence ATGAGCGGCATGGTCATTAACCAAATTGACAACGCCAATGTCTATATCAATGGCAACAGCTTCTTGGGCAAGGCCAAGTCGGTCAAGCTGCCTGAATTTGATGTAGAGATGGTCGAGCATAAAAACCTAGGTCTGGTCGGTACCATTAAGTTGCCTACAGGCGTAAATGCCCTGGAGGGAGAAATTGTTTGGGATGGTTTCTATCCTGAAGTGGCTGCGCTTGCCAATAACCCTTACAAGGCTGCCCAGCTGATGGTGCGGGCTGATGTCAGTGTTTACAACGCCGCAGGCCGGGCGGCAGAAGTGCCTTTGGTCATGTTGCTTAACTGCAACTTCAACAAGGTGCCTTTGGGTGAATACAAGCCCAAGGAGGCGGCTGAGTTCTCCATGACCTATCAAGCCACCATGATTAAGCAGTCCATTGATGGCAAAGAGGTGCTCTATTTTGATGCCTTTACCAACAAATGGCGGGTGGCAGGCCAAGATGTTTTGGAAACCTACCGTAAAAATGTAGGGCAATAG